The Carassius carassius chromosome 2, fCarCar2.1, whole genome shotgun sequence genome has a segment encoding these proteins:
- the LOC132105160 gene encoding transmembrane emp24 domain-containing protein 3-like, with protein MRYPFIFILAAYIAFANATELTFELPDNEKQCFYEDLEQGAKFDIDFQVIAGGNYDVDCFVTDPLNNLLYQERKKQYDSFSHTTTMKGVYTVCFSNEFSTFSHKTVYLDFRMGEDDQLMPDMNRGAALTQMESTCLSIHEILKVVSDSQTWYRLREAQDRIRAEDLSERVHFWSIGEAIILFVVCIGQVLMLKSFFKEKKTNVGTRT; from the exons ATGAGAtacccttttatttttattttggcggCGTACATAGCCTTTGCGAATGCCACCGAGTTAACGTTTGAATTGCCCGATAACGAGAAACAATGCTTTTACGAGGACCTAGAACAAGGAGCAAAGTTTGATATAGACTTTCAG GTTATTGCTGGAGGAAACTATGATGTTGACTGTTTTGTGACAGATCCACTGAATAATCTGCTTTATCAAGAACGAAAGAAGCAATATGACAGCTTTTCCCACACGACAACCATGAAGGGAGTGTACACGGTCTGCTTCAGCAATGAGTTCTCAACCTTCTCTCACAAAACTGTTTACCTGGACTTCAGAATGGGAGAGGATGACCAATTAATGCCCGACATGAACCGAGGAGCAGCTCTCACACAG ATGGAGTCAACCTGCCTGTCTATCCATGAGATCCTGAAGGTGGTTTCAGACTCTCAGACCTGGTATCGTCTTCGGGAGGCTCAGGACCGTATCAGGGCTGAAGACCTGAGTGAACGTGTGCACTTTTGGTCCATTGGGGAGGCCATCATCCTGTTTGTGGTCTGTATTGGCCAGGTGCTTATGCTTAAGAGTTTTTTCAAGGAGAAGAAAACCAATGTTGGCACCAGAACATAG
- the LOC132105176 gene encoding WD repeat-containing protein 76-like, with product MDADKSDTSLKKIQLLQERTPPQETGMDGPVRRTSRRITEKQNQEKKQILPPKCLTFMSEKNDHVEEVNIKETQIKHDLESLHGYRGGLSKYELERLENIRQNQAFLSSLKLPQISEALRPKPKPTPKGLKREKTEPEMLPVRKSLRLQNKGPQKATILEMTSSAVREPEEKVRKAPGPIALDPINLDEHVRLPEDLIHLWNEVPLQQETGMSDLKSYQQMLQNLSINDGCVVKVVKERICSAAFHPSSSSLLMAAGDKSGHVGLWKPDAEWGDDGVIYFEPHSRAVTSMAFSSHPCNLITVSFDGSARSMDLEKAVFDEVYRSPSGLKSFDFLTTNCSTLLLGLWNGDVAVVDRRTPEKLHESLYTMAANPLRCVHVHPVQQHYFVVAEKSFVNIYDLRHLKRRNNKTVGELNGHSRSVSSAFFSPLAGNRVLTTCMDDKIRVFDTSQINGRTPVLKSITHNMQTGRWLSKLSAVWDPKQQECFVIGSVDRPRRIQVFHESGRLLHTFRNMDHLTTVCSITAFHPNRNILLGGNSSGRLHIFTDSIN from the exons ATGGATGCCGATAAAAGTGATACAAGTTTAAAGAAGATACAACTTTTACAG GAAAGGACACCTCCTCAGGAAACTGGAATGGATGGACCCGTGCGTCGGACGTCCCGGAGgatcacagaaaaacaaaaccaagaaaaGAAACAAATTTTGCCCCCAAAATGTCTGACATTTATGTCTGAG aaaaatgaCCATGTGGAAGAAGTAAATATTAAAGAGACACAAATAAAGCATGATTTGGAATCTCTACAC GGTTACCGTGGGGGTTTGTCTAAATATGAGCTGGAGCGACTGGAGAATATCAGACAGAACCAGGCCTTCCTCAGTTCCCTTAAGTTACCTCAG ATTTCTGAAGCTCTGAGACCCAAGCCAAAACCTACTCCGAAAGGCCTGAAAAG GGAAAAGACAGAACCAGAGATGCTCCCTGTTCGCAAGTCACTGCGGTTACAGAACAAGGGTCCTCAGAAAGCCACCATTCTAGAAATGACTTCTTCTGCAGTCAGAGAGCCT GAAGAAAAAGTAAGAAAAGCCCCAGGACCAATAGCACTTGATCCAATCAACCTGGACGAACATGTCAGGCTGCCTGAAGATTTGATTCATCTCTGGAATGAG GTCCCATTACAACAAGAAACAGGAATGTCAGATTTGAAATC GTACCAACAAATGCTGCAGAACTTATCCATCAATGATGGTTGTGTGGTGAAAGTTGTGAAAGAGCGAATCTGTTCTGCAGCATTTCACCCCTCTTCATCCAGCTTGCTCATGGCAGCAGGAGACAAGTCGGGCCACGTGGGACTCTGGAAGCCG GATGCAGAATGGGGTGATGATGGTGTAATCTACTTTGAGCCCCACTCTCGTGCAGTTACCAGCATGGCCTTCTCATCTCACCCTTGCAACCTTATAACAGTAAGCTTTGATGGCTCTGCACGCAGCATGGACCTGGAGAAAGCAGTGTTTGATGAG GTGTATCGCTCACCCTCTGGCCTGAAAAGTTTTGACTTTTTGACGACCAACTGCTCCACTTTACTACTCGGACTATGGAATGGGGATGTTGCCGTCGTTGATCGTAGAACTCCTGA GAAGTTACATGAATCTCTGTATACCATGGCTGCAAATCCGCTGCGCTGTGTTCATGTCCATCCTGTGCAACAGCATTACTTTGTAGTGGCAGAGAAAAg tTTTGTAAACATATATGACTTGCGCCATCTGAAAAGAAGAAACAATAAAACAGTTGGTGAACTCAACGGTCACAGCCGCAGCGTATCCAGTGCCTTTTTCTCTCCACTCGCAGGCAACAGAGTTCTGACCACTTGTATGGACGACAAGATCAG ggtattCGACACTTCCCAAATTAATGGCAGGACTCCTGTACTAAAATCGATTAC GCACAACATGCAGACAGGTCGGTGGTTGTCCAAACTAAGTGCAGTGTGGGATCCAAAGCAGCAAGAATGTTTTGTGATTGGTAGTGTGGACAGGCCTCGCCGAATTCAGGTATTTCACGAGAGTGGCCG